Part of the Paenibacillus sp. FSL R7-0273 genome is shown below.
ATCGTCTCCGGGAAGCAGCATATCCATCAGCGACGGGGTTTGTCCGTCCGGGAAAAATCCCCCGTATTCCGTCATCAGCTGGTCCCAGTAGGACTCCACCCCGTCCAGCGGAAGGTTCTCCATCTGGCCCTTTACCCAGCCGTCCACGGGTGAGCCGGCTCCGCCTGAGGTCTGCGGGGCGCCTGCGGCCGCCGAAGCCGTATTCCAGCACAGGAGCAGCAGCAGAGGGAGAAGCAGCAGTATTTTTAATATAGAAGTCTTGTGCATCCGCATTCCCTGCATCCCTGCTTTCCCCGCCTTTCTCCGGCGCTCCCGGCACTGTTCACGGCTCAGGCGGGCAGGAGCTTCATCACCGTTTCGATAATAATGCTGATGATCGGCACGGCCAGCACCATAATCAGCACCTTGCCGGCCAGCTCAATTTTGGAGGCAATGGATTCCTGCCCGGCGTCGCGTACAATCTGCGCCCCAAACTCCGCGATATAAGAAATTCCGATGATTTTGAATACCGTTTTGATGTAGATCATCTCCATCCCCGAGGACTCTGCAACCCGCTCCAGCGTCCCGAGAATGGTGCCGATTTTGCCGATAAGGAACAGGAAGATCAGGATGCCGGCCGCCGTAGTCAGCAGAAAGGCGAACATCGGCTTTTGTTCCTTCAGCACGAGGATCAGCACCGTCGACAAGAGTCCGATTCCCACTACTTGAATGATTTCCATAAGGCCTGCCTATTGAAAAAGAAAAATCGTTTTGATTTCCTGCAGCAGGCCGTCCAGCATCCGGATTACCATAAACAGGACAATGATAAACCCGACAATGGTTACCCAGTGGGCAATGTCCTCCTTGCCCATCTGCTTCAGCACCGTATGAATCATGGCGATAATAATGCCGATGCCGGCGATTTGAAAGATCGCGTTGACTTCAATATTCATTCCTGGCACCTCGCTAAAAGATCAATATGACGATCAATGCTCCAAGCAGCAGACCCAGGCTTTTACTCATCTTTTCATATTTGCCCTGATCTTCTCTGGCCACTGTCTCCTCCTGCTTCAACTGCTGTAAAGCCAGCGCAATGTGCGTGCTCTGATTCGACCTGTCGCTTGTGCCCAGGGTGCAGCTTAACTGACGGATAATCTCCCGCTCCCCTCCCTTCAGGGAAGCGGAACGGAAATGCAGCTCCATCGACCGCTGGAAGGCCTCCTCCGCGCTGCGGTTATGCGGCGGGCTCATCTCTTCTGCTGCGGCGTTAAAGAAAGCCTGCAGCTGACCCTTCGACTGCTGCCCGATTCTGCGCAGTGCCTCCGGCAGCGGGGTATAGCCGTAGAGGATCTCAGTTTCCAGCCGCTGCAGTGCGGTGATCAGTCCTCTGATGTTCCTTGGCCTGTCTGCATACTGGGCAGCCTTGGCAAATCCGGCAAGCGCGCCGGCCACCACCACCAGCACGGCACCCAGCAGCTTAAGCACGGCGCTCACCGCCCTGATGCTCTTCCGGTGTAATCAGGAGGAGCCCGCGCTTCTGCCCGTCCAGAATGCGGAAGGTGAGCCCGGCCTCGGTACGGTGCAGGATGACATACCGCTCGAACATCCGGTGCTCCAGCAGAGCGCCGAGGCCCGGACGCCGGGCCAACTCGGCCACTTCCTTGCCGTGGGCGGTGGCCACTACGGAGATGCCGGCATGCAGTGCTTCAGTCACTGCCTCGGCATCCTCATGGCGTCCGATCTCATCGGCGACCAGCACCTCGGGCGAGAGGGAGCGGATCATCATCATCATCCCCTCCGCCTTCGGGCAGCCGTCAAGAATGTCGGTGCGCGGCCCGACATCAAAGGCCGGGATGCCGCGGCGGCTGCCGGCGATCTCCGAGCGCTCGTCCACGATGCCGACCTTAAGGCCGGGCCGGCTGCCGTCACGCCCTGCAGTGCT
Proteins encoded:
- the spoIIIAD gene encoding stage III sporulation protein AD; amino-acid sequence: MEIIQVVGIGLLSTVLILVLKEQKPMFAFLLTTAAGILIFLFLIGKIGTILGTLERVAESSGMEMIYIKTVFKIIGISYIAEFGAQIVRDAGQESIASKIELAGKVLIMVLAVPIISIIIETVMKLLPA
- the spoIIIAC gene encoding stage III sporulation protein AC; translation: MNIEVNAIFQIAGIGIIIAMIHTVLKQMGKEDIAHWVTIVGFIIVLFMVIRMLDGLLQEIKTIFLFQ
- the spoIIIAB gene encoding stage III sporulation protein SpoIIIAB, which gives rise to MLKLLGAVLVVVAGALAGFAKAAQYADRPRNIRGLITALQRLETEILYGYTPLPEALRRIGQQSKGQLQAFFNAAAEEMSPPHNRSAEEAFQRSMELHFRSASLKGGEREIIRQLSCTLGTSDRSNQSTHIALALQQLKQEETVAREDQGKYEKMSKSLGLLLGALIVILIF